Proteins encoded by one window of Arachis ipaensis cultivar K30076 chromosome B04, Araip1.1, whole genome shotgun sequence:
- the LOC107639567 gene encoding beta-glucosidase 10: MKDKVELLLLCAEVLVALLVLPSCVYTLSKDEFPTEFVFGASTSAYQVEGAANEDGRKPSIWDTFAHSDNGNLYDGDGDITCDQYHKYKEDVQLMANMGLDAYRLSISWSRLIPDGRGEINPKGLQYYNNLINELISHGIQPHVTLHHWDLPQKLEDEYGGWVSRRIVKDFTEYADVCFREFGDRVKYWTTVNEANVFAIFGYDLGMLPPQHCSPSHYFNCSKGNSSTEPYLVTHNILLAHGSASRLYRNKYKGMQNGFVGFNILTVGLAPQTNSSEDITATQRVQDFYHGWYLHPFIFGDYPETMKKIVRSRLPSFTKKESNLVKDSMDFLGINFYYSFFVKNNVQVDHRDYMADMAADLIFPDGTSSEEVPITPWSLQGVLDSFKNTYGNFPLYIHENGQQMPRNSSLDDWPRVKYLQEYIGCMLDSVRSGLNVKGYFVWSFLDAFELLSGYEFSYGLYFVDLKDPSLSRKPKLSAKWYSDFLKTRPMDPIVTMQIQNNNSPMLDSL, translated from the exons ATGAAGGATAAGGTAGAGTTATTATTACTATGTGCAGAGGTTCTTGTAGCACTGTTGGTCCTCCCTTCATGTGTTTATACCTTGAGCAAAGATGAATTTCCAACTGAATTTGTTTTTGGTGCATCAACTTCAGCTTATCAG GTTGAAGGTGCAGCAAATGAAGATGGAAGAAAGCCTAGCATATGGGATACTTTTGCCCATTCTGATAATG GGAATTTGTATGATGGTGATGGAGACATTACTTGTGATCAATATCATAAGTACAAG GAAGATGTTCAACTCATGGCTAACATGGGCTTAGATGCCTATAGACTTTCCATATCTTGGTCAAGACTTATTCCTG ATGGAAGAGGAGAAATCAATCCCAAGGGATTGCAGTATTACAACAACCTTATCAATGAACTCATAAGCCATG GAATTCAACCGCATGTGACATTACACCACTGGGACCTTCCACAAAAACTGGAGGACGAATACGGCGGATGGGTCAGCCGGAGAATTGT GAAAGACTTCACAGAATATGCAGATGTGTGCTTCAGAGAATTCGGTGACAGAGTAAAGTATTGGACCACAGTGAATGAAGCTAATGTGTTTGCGATTTTCGGCTATGATTTAGGAATGTTGCCGCCACAACATTGTTCTCCTTCCCATTACTTTAACTGCTCTAAAGGAAATTCCTCAACTGAGCCATATTTGGTAACTCATAATATATTGTTAGCACATGGATCAGCTTCTAGATTGTATAGGAACAAGTATAAG GGGATGCAGAATGGGTTTGTTGGGTTTAATATCCTTACTGTTGGTCTTGCTCCACAAACAAATAGTAGTGAAGATATCACTGCTACACAAAGAGTTCAAGATTTCTATCATGGGTG GTATCTtcatccttttatatttggggaCTACCCTGAAACAATGAAAAAGATCGTGCGCTCGAGGCTTCCTTCCTTCACGAAAAAGGAATCGAATCTGGTTAAGGACTCAATGGACTTTCTAGGAATAAACTTTTATTACTCATTTTTTGTTAAGAACAATGTGCAAGTGGATCATAGAGATTACAtggcagacatggcagccgatcTTATAT TTCCTGATGGAACATCTTCTGAGGAG GTTCCAATCACACCCTGGAGTTTGCAAGGGGTGCTGGACTCATTCAAGAACACTTATGGCAATTTTCCGCTTTACATACACGAAAACG GACAACAAATGCCGCGCAACTCGTCGCTAGATGACTGGCCAAGGGTGAAGTACTTGCAAGAATACATTGGTTGCATGCTTGATTCAGTGAG GAGTGGCTTAAATGTAAAAGGGTATTTTGTATGGTCCTTCTTGGATGCATTTGAGTTACTGAGTGGATATGAGTTCAGCTATGGCCTATATTTCGTTGACTTGAAGGATCCAAGCTTGAGTAGGAAACCCAAACTCTCTGCTAAATGGTACTCAGATTTCCTCAAAACAAGGCCAATGGACCCAATTGTCACCATGCAAATTCAGAACAACAATTCTCCTATGCTTGATTCGCTTTAA